The Lagenorhynchus albirostris chromosome 6, mLagAlb1.1, whole genome shotgun sequence genome includes a window with the following:
- the TWIST2 gene encoding twist-related protein 2, giving the protein MEEGSSSPVSPVDSLGTSEEELERQPKRFGRKRRYSKKSSEDGSPTPGKRGKKGSPSAQSFEELQSQRILANVRERQRTQSLNEAFAALRKIIPTLPSDKLSKIQTLKLAARYIDFLYQVLQSDEMDNKMTSCSYVAHERLSYAFSVWRMEGAWSMSASH; this is encoded by the coding sequence ATGGAGGAGGGCTCCAGCTCGCCCGTGTCCCCCGTGGACAGCCTGGGCACCAGCGAGGAGGAGCTCGAGCGGCAGCCCAAGCGTTTCGGCCGGAAACGGCGCTACAGCAAGAAGTCGAGCGAAGATGGCAGCCCGACCCCCGGCAAGCGCGGCAAGAAGGGCAGCCCGAGCGCGCAGTCCTTCGAGGAGCTGCAGAGCCAGCGCATCCTGGCCAACGTGCGCGAGCGCCAACGCACCCAGTCGCTCAACGAGGCCTTCGCTGCGCTGCGCAAGATCATCCCCACGCTGCCCTCGGACAAGCTCAGCAAGATCCAGACGCTCAAGCTGGCCGCCAGGTACATAGACTTCCTCTACCAGGTCCTGCAGAGCGACGAGATGGACAATAAGATGACCAGCTGCAGCTACGTGGCCCACGAGCGCCTCAGCTACGCTTTCTCCGTGTGGCGCATGGAGGGCGCGTGGTCCATGTCCGCCTCCCACTAG